From one Lycium ferocissimum isolate CSIRO_LF1 chromosome 7, AGI_CSIRO_Lferr_CH_V1, whole genome shotgun sequence genomic stretch:
- the LOC132063000 gene encoding zinc finger protein ZAT11-like, translating into MTAMKRSREDYGQVEAEAMANCALMLLSRLNDKNTSSSSTTDNHYNEFECKTCNKRFPSFQALGGHRTSHNKRPRLLGDFVTEAKKNKMHKCSICGMEFSLGQALGGHMRRHRDEINKTSTMIPVLRKTNSSKRIFCLDLNLTSDDDVDLKLWPTAPVSSPVLQIFI; encoded by the coding sequence ATGACCGCCATGAAACGAAGCAGAGAAGATTATGGCCAAGTGGAAGCAGAAGCTATGGCTAACTGTGCCTTAATGCTTTTGTCTCGTTTAAACGACAAAAAcacttcatcatcatcaacaacagatAATCATTACAATGAATTTGAATGCAAGACTTGCAATAAACGGTTCCCGTCTTTCCAAGCCCTCGGTGGCCACCGTACAAGTCATAATAAACGGCCAAGATTACTCGGAGATTTTGTTACTGAAGCCAAAAAGAACAAGATGCATAAATGTTCTATATGTGGAATGGAGTTTTCTTTGGGTCAAGCTTTAGGTGGCCACATGAGACGTCACCGTGATGAAATTAATAAAACTTCGACGATGATACCGGTGTTGAGGAAGACAAATAGCAGCAAAAGAATATTTTGCTTAGATTTAAACTTAACCtctgatgatgatgttgatttgaagTTATGGCCGACGGCACCAGTTTCATCTCCTGTATTGCAaatctttatttaa
- the LOC132062999 gene encoding zinc finger protein ZAT11-like: MAMPMSKRRRVEEESVEKFAMANCVDIMKRNESLGRSKLFECKTCKKKFDSFQALGGHRTSHKNTMNKLIATSNTDELLPVKPKKHKCFLCGEEFALGQALGGHMRKHRDELNQLEQKKKKLKQNSKSDEFAEAVHDKKYKGSTERNLFLDLNLTPYENEVTTGMIPV, from the coding sequence ATGGCCATGCCGATGTCGAAGAGAAGAAGAGTAGAAGAAGAATCAGTAGAGAAATTCGCAATGGCGAATTGTGTGGATATAATGAAGAGGAACGAGTCGCTAGGACGATCTAAACTCTTCGAGTGCAAGACATGCAAGAAAAAATTTGATTCGTTTCAAGCACTTGGAGGGCATAGAACGAGCCACAAGAATACGATGAATAAGCTCATCGCGACGAGTAATACCGACGAATTATTACCCGTTAAGCCCAAAAAACACAAATGCTTCCTTTGTGGCGAAGAGTTTGCTCTGGGTCAAGCTTTGGGCGGACACATGAGAAAACATCGCGATGAATTAAATCAACTCgagcagaagaagaagaaattgaagcAGAATTCGAAGAGTGATGAATTTGCAGAAGCTGTTCACGACAAGAAATATAAGGGTAGTACTGAAAGAAATTTGTTTTTGGATTTGAATTTGACGCCGTATGAGAATGAGGTGACGACAGGGATGATTCCTGTTTAG